In Alteromonas sp. RKMC-009, the genomic stretch GTTGCTCAGGGCTTATTGATAAGCATGTTGAGTGGGAAGTGGTGGAGCCGGAAAGTTACCCCGTGCTGACAGCGATAGGATATGCACCGGTTGCGCAGCAAATGGGTCAGACGGAAAATGACCGCTCCCTGATGGCAATGAAAGCATCAAAGCTGGATGCCTACCGTGAACTGGCTGAACAAGTATATGGTCAGCGACTGAATGGTTCCCAGTCGGTGGCGAACATGGTGATGCAAGATTCACAATTAAAAGCATCCGTTGAAGGCGTGATCCGCGGCGCGAGGGTGATAAAAAGTTATCCGGTGGGCGAGGATACTTACGCTACTGAGTTAGAGCTGGACATGCGTAAGGTGTACGATATTTACCTGACAACCGCTAAGCCTAAAAGGATTAGGGACGTTACTTATTACTGAGCCGGTTTTCTGACTCAGATCTTCTGTAA encodes the following:
- a CDS encoding LPP20 family lipoprotein, with the protein product MQSIILRSARATGVSLVLLLGGCSGLIDKHVEWEVVEPESYPVLTAIGYAPVAQQMGQTENDRSLMAMKASKLDAYRELAEQVYGQRLNGSQSVANMVMQDSQLKASVEGVIRGARVIKSYPVGEDTYATELELDMRKVYDIYLTTAKPKRIRDVTYY